A genomic window from Oryctolagus cuniculus chromosome 12, mOryCun1.1, whole genome shotgun sequence includes:
- the LOC100345870 gene encoding olfactory receptor 4F3/4F16/4F29-like, translating into MYAVNFTEVSEFVFLGLSACRPVQRFLLAFSAVLYVTIVLGNVLVVFTVMLDPHLHSPMYFLLGNLSFIDLCLSTLTVPKMLSDLYSDKNTISFQGCVFQIFVLHVLGGSEMVLLIAMALDRYVAICKPLHYLTIMSPRMCILLLSGAWVIGFLHSLAQLAFVVHLPFCGPNEIDSFYCDLPQFIKLACADTYRTEFMVTANSGFISTGTFFLLMISYIFILVTVWKRSSGGLSKALSTLSAHITVVVLFFGPCIFVYMWPFPIVSVDKFLAILDFMITPILNPAIYTLRNKDMKTAMRRLVSHVLSLRKIS; encoded by the coding sequence ATGTATGCAGTAAACTTCACTGAGGTTTCTGAATTTGTGTTCCTGGGCCTTTCTGCTTGCAGACCAGTGCAGCGTTTCCTCCTTGCCTTCTCTGCAGTGCTGTATGTAACAATTGTCCTGGGCAATGTTCTTGTTGTATTTACTGTGATGCTTGATCCTCATTTACATTCTCCCATGTACTTCCTTTTAGGAAACCTCTCGTTTATTGATTTATGTCTGTCTACATTAACGGTTCCTAAGATGCTTTCTGACTTGTACTCTGATAAAAATACCATTTCCTTCCAGGGATGTGTCTTTCAGATATTTGTTCTTCATGTTCTGGGTGGGTCTGAGATGGTGCTACTAATTGCAATGGCCTTGGACAGGTATGTGGCCATATGCAAGCCCCTCCACTATCTGACCATCATGAGCCCTCGGATGTGCATTTTGCTTTTGTCCGGTGCTTGGGTTATTGGTTTCCTTCACTCATTGGCTCAGTTAGCTTTTGTGGTTCATTTGCCTTTTTGTGGTCCTAATGAGATAGATAGCTTTTACTGTGACCTTCCTCAATTTATCAAACTTGCCTGTGCAGACACCTATAGAACGGAATTCATGGTAACTGCCAACAGTGGGTTTATTTCCACAGGCACTTTCTTCTTATTGATGATCTCCTACATCTTCATCCTGGTCACTGTATGGAAACGCTCCTCGGGTGGTTTGTCCAAGGCCCTCTCCACCCTTTCAGCTCACATCACggtggtggttttgttttttgggcCATGCATCTTTGTCTATATGTGGCCATTTCCCATAGTATCAGTGGATAAATTTCTTGCCATTTTGGATTTCATGATTACACCCATTCTGAATCCTGCCATATACACCTTGAGGAATAAGGACATGAAGACGGCAATGAGGAGACTGGTTAGTCATGTACTGAGTCTGAGGAAAATTTCCTAA